The following proteins are encoded in a genomic region of Sorangiineae bacterium MSr12523:
- the tatC gene encoding twin-arginine translocase subunit TatC: MSAETETDESSQEALPEADIKMTIWEHLGELRVRVFRAAGALLLCTVGCWAFRERILAWLMRPYEQQWIARKFPGPPELMTLGPADVFVGYMRMSLVGGAILAAPVIFYQLWSFISPGLYSREKRFIVPFVVFSTFLFLSGVFFAYYVAFPFTFSYFFSLLGQISEAGTVLTQRPTLELYLDFATTMLLAFGFVFELPLFITFLSIAGLVTPKQLVKFSRWAILLSFIVGAIVTPGPEISSQLAVSLALIVLYFCSVGISFFVAPKRNLDDDDGAKKEI, from the coding sequence ATGAGCGCCGAAACCGAGACCGACGAGTCGTCGCAAGAAGCCCTCCCCGAGGCCGACATCAAGATGACCATCTGGGAGCACCTCGGCGAGCTGCGCGTGCGCGTGTTTCGCGCGGCCGGGGCGCTCTTGCTGTGCACCGTCGGGTGTTGGGCTTTCCGCGAGCGCATCCTCGCGTGGTTGATGCGCCCTTACGAGCAGCAGTGGATTGCGCGCAAGTTCCCGGGACCGCCCGAGCTCATGACCTTGGGCCCGGCCGATGTCTTCGTCGGGTACATGCGCATGTCGCTCGTGGGCGGGGCCATCCTCGCGGCGCCGGTCATCTTCTATCAGCTGTGGTCGTTCATCAGCCCGGGGCTGTACTCGCGCGAAAAGCGCTTCATCGTCCCCTTCGTCGTCTTCTCGACGTTCCTCTTTCTGTCGGGCGTCTTCTTCGCGTACTACGTCGCGTTCCCCTTCACGTTCAGCTACTTCTTCTCGCTCCTCGGCCAGATCAGCGAGGCGGGCACGGTGCTGACGCAGCGGCCGACACTCGAGCTCTATCTCGACTTCGCGACGACGATGCTGCTGGCCTTCGGCTTCGTTTTCGAGCTGCCGCTGTTCATCACCTTCTTGTCCATCGCCGGACTGGTGACGCCGAAGCAACTGGTGAAATTCAGCCGCTGGGCGATCCTGCTCTCGTTCATCGTGGGCGCCATCGTCACGCCGGGGCCCGAGATCTCGAGCCAGCTCGCCGTGAGCCTCGCGCTCATCGTTCTTTACTTCTGCTCCGTCGGCATCTCCTTCTTCGTCGCGCCGAAGCGCAACTTGGATGATGACGATGGCGCGAAGAAGGAAATCTGA
- the tatB gene encoding Sec-independent protein translocase protein TatB: protein MFGMSFGELVVLIVVAIVVIGPKELPKMLGKLGRFAGKMRRMASELRYQSGIDEVLRAEGIQENLTEIRKLARGELDQITEAARMPTAKPFDPDPAAAPSPAPAGIPGTETAAAAAAPVAYGGDPYGSNGDFSGFAAARDREYPREGADDYGALPDTAFMYTQGFEPSALASDALYMTGDPDGIVVPPPALSHPEPSEPAEQSEPPSP, encoded by the coding sequence ATGTTCGGAATGAGTTTCGGCGAGCTGGTGGTGTTGATCGTGGTGGCGATCGTCGTCATTGGCCCCAAAGAATTGCCCAAAATGCTGGGGAAGCTGGGACGCTTCGCCGGGAAAATGCGCCGCATGGCTTCGGAGCTTCGCTACCAAAGCGGCATCGACGAGGTGCTCCGAGCCGAGGGCATCCAGGAAAATCTGACGGAGATCCGCAAGCTCGCACGCGGAGAGCTCGACCAGATCACCGAGGCCGCGCGCATGCCCACGGCGAAGCCCTTCGATCCGGATCCGGCGGCGGCGCCCTCCCCTGCGCCCGCCGGCATTCCAGGAACGGAAACGGCGGCCGCCGCGGCCGCGCCCGTGGCGTACGGCGGGGATCCCTACGGCAGCAACGGAGATTTCTCCGGCTTTGCGGCCGCGCGGGATCGCGAATATCCGCGCGAGGGCGCCGACGACTACGGTGCTCTGCCCGATACGGCTTTCATGTATACGCAAGGATTCGAACCGAGCGCACTCGCCAGCGACGCCCTCTACATGACGGGTGATCCGGACGGCATCGTCGTTCCCCCGCCCGCGCTGTCACATCCCGAACCTTCCGAGCCCGCGGAACAATCCGAGCCACCGTCCCCATGA
- a CDS encoding radical SAM protein codes for MLALQGLTPVALAESAAISLAEARKIVSAVHRDRDLGVPLAEVRRVSLEAVRARGHVPALALVREESSQLDPFRKLLLRRADDDAKDELFETVRIPLERPGRYSVCVSSQVGCALACTFCATGRLGLRRNLETWEIVEQVRWVRRGLGPGERVHGVVFQGMGEPMANLDRVIEAIRVLCDPSAQAIDARAITVCTSGLPTGIRRLARELPKVRLGLSLGSAIPEVRRSLMPIDDSFSLDSVIDAGIEHARTTGLSPMWAMTLLHGVNDGEAHAHALADRVLDFTQRSGVRPRLSILAYNRIDENDDPFTRTPLEREDQYREIMRQRGVFTHKRYSGGSDVAAACGQLAARP; via the coding sequence ATGCTCGCTCTCCAAGGTCTCACCCCTGTCGCGCTCGCCGAATCGGCGGCGATTTCACTCGCGGAGGCCCGCAAAATCGTCAGTGCCGTCCACCGCGACCGCGATCTCGGCGTTCCGCTGGCCGAAGTTCGCCGTGTGAGCCTCGAGGCGGTGCGCGCGCGCGGCCATGTCCCCGCGCTCGCCTTGGTCCGCGAGGAGTCGAGCCAGCTCGACCCGTTTCGCAAATTGCTCCTTCGCCGGGCCGACGACGACGCCAAGGACGAGTTGTTCGAGACCGTGCGCATCCCGCTCGAGCGGCCCGGTCGCTACTCGGTGTGCGTCAGCTCGCAAGTCGGCTGCGCCCTCGCGTGCACCTTCTGCGCAACGGGGAGGCTCGGCCTGCGGCGCAACCTCGAGACGTGGGAAATCGTGGAGCAGGTGCGCTGGGTGCGCCGCGGCCTCGGTCCCGGGGAGCGCGTGCACGGTGTCGTCTTTCAAGGCATGGGCGAGCCCATGGCCAATCTCGACCGGGTCATCGAGGCCATCCGCGTGCTCTGCGACCCCAGCGCACAAGCCATCGATGCGCGCGCCATCACCGTGTGCACCTCTGGACTACCCACGGGCATTCGCCGTCTCGCGCGCGAGCTTCCCAAGGTACGACTCGGGCTCTCCTTGGGCAGCGCCATCCCCGAGGTGCGCCGCAGCTTGATGCCCATCGACGACAGCTTCTCGCTGGATTCGGTCATCGACGCCGGCATCGAGCACGCTAGGACGACGGGGCTGTCGCCGATGTGGGCCATGACCTTGCTCCACGGGGTGAACGACGGCGAAGCGCACGCCCACGCCCTGGCCGATCGCGTGCTCGACTTCACCCAGCGCTCGGGCGTGCGCCCGCGCCTGTCGATTCTCGCGTACAATCGCATCGACGAAAACGACGATCCCTTCACGCGCACGCCGCTCGAACGCGAGGACCAATATCGCGAGATCATGCGACAGCGCGGGGTGTTCACGCACAAGCGATACAGCGGTGGATCGGACGTCGCCGCGGCATGCGGGCAGCTCGCAGCTCGTCCGTAG
- a CDS encoding alpha/beta hydrolase, translating into MQRRTAFLFLSSLLGFGAIACGGSNAGSPPQDAVSMGMGDSYIERSEGVRIHYTDEGHGLPVLLLHAYPVQGAMFRPQIAALGAKYRFIVVDHRGFGKSRIARSADATPMSEMADDALAVLDALKIDQAVVGGVSMGGYIAMEVVRRAPHRVKGLVLSDTQSGADDDAGRAKREDAAKKALESGMQGVADAMLPKLLAPSAPADIRAHVTELILGNSPEGAAAAQRGMAKRSDSADVLSHYEGPALVLVGEKDELIPPEKAQKMASQLKNATLAVVPRAGHLPNIEAPDEFNRELDAFLSRIRP; encoded by the coding sequence ATGCAACGACGAACGGCTTTCTTGTTCCTTTCAAGCCTGCTCGGCTTCGGCGCCATCGCTTGCGGCGGTTCGAACGCGGGCAGTCCACCCCAGGACGCGGTATCCATGGGCATGGGCGACTCATACATCGAACGCAGCGAGGGCGTGCGCATCCATTACACCGACGAAGGCCACGGATTGCCCGTGCTGCTGTTGCACGCGTACCCCGTACAAGGCGCCATGTTTCGGCCGCAGATCGCGGCGCTCGGCGCGAAGTACCGCTTCATCGTGGTCGACCATCGCGGCTTCGGGAAAAGTCGCATCGCGCGCTCCGCGGATGCGACGCCCATGTCGGAGATGGCCGACGATGCGCTGGCCGTGCTCGACGCGCTGAAGATCGATCAGGCCGTCGTGGGTGGCGTATCCATGGGCGGGTACATCGCCATGGAGGTCGTCCGCCGCGCACCGCACCGTGTGAAGGGCCTGGTTCTTTCGGACACGCAGTCCGGGGCCGACGACGACGCAGGGCGCGCCAAGCGTGAGGACGCGGCGAAGAAGGCGCTCGAGTCGGGCATGCAGGGCGTGGCGGACGCCATGCTGCCAAAGCTCCTCGCGCCGAGTGCGCCGGCGGACATACGGGCACACGTCACCGAGTTGATTCTGGGCAACTCACCGGAGGGCGCCGCCGCTGCGCAACGCGGGATGGCGAAACGAAGCGATAGCGCCGACGTGCTCTCGCATTACGAGGGCCCAGCGCTCGTGCTCGTGGGGGAAAAGGACGAGCTCATTCCGCCCGAGAAGGCGCAGAAGATGGCGTCCCAGTTGAAGAATGCGACGCTCGCAGTGGTTCCGCGAGCCGGCCATTTGCCGAACATCGAGGCGCCGGACGAATTCAATCGGGAACTCGATGCATTCCTCAGTCGAATTCGTCCTTGA
- a CDS encoding PrsW family intramembrane metalloprotease, with protein MFVGIVLGLVFVTPLVILYALLVRWCDRFEPEPWWLLIAAFVWGALFATLGGGFSSHIGEMIASNLTGAAEDDPGIQAFGATVLAPVFEEGFKGIGVALVAGISAMGLREFDGPLDGAIYGGIIGLGFTLTEDILYVANQFSEAGVAGFVVLFILRTVLLGLSHCTFTACTGLGFGIAAESRNWFVKIAAPIGGYIMAVAMHAFHNGLPTFFGEEGAVIMILITWVIVLFFFVLLAVLVVRDRTIVIRELAGEVGGLIHPRELALVSTYVTIGWQNWVTLMSRGWSAFRQRRNKQLALVELAFIKNRRRRGERGKGLDLKEARLRQEVYMANQRGVWIGN; from the coding sequence ATGTTCGTCGGGATCGTTCTGGGACTCGTTTTCGTCACGCCGCTGGTCATCCTTTACGCGCTGCTCGTTCGCTGGTGCGATCGCTTCGAGCCCGAACCTTGGTGGCTGCTCATCGCCGCCTTCGTCTGGGGCGCGCTCTTCGCCACCCTCGGCGGCGGCTTTTCCAGCCACATCGGCGAAATGATCGCGAGCAACCTCACCGGCGCCGCGGAAGACGATCCCGGCATCCAGGCTTTTGGCGCCACGGTGCTCGCCCCCGTGTTCGAGGAAGGCTTCAAGGGCATCGGCGTCGCGCTGGTCGCCGGCATCAGCGCCATGGGGTTGCGCGAGTTCGATGGCCCGCTGGATGGCGCCATTTATGGCGGGATCATCGGCCTGGGCTTCACGTTGACGGAGGACATCCTCTACGTGGCGAACCAGTTCTCCGAGGCCGGGGTGGCGGGCTTCGTCGTCCTGTTCATCCTGCGCACGGTGCTTCTCGGGCTGTCGCACTGCACCTTCACCGCCTGCACGGGCCTGGGATTCGGCATCGCCGCCGAATCGCGCAACTGGTTCGTCAAAATCGCAGCGCCCATCGGCGGCTACATCATGGCGGTGGCCATGCACGCCTTCCACAATGGCCTGCCCACGTTCTTCGGTGAGGAGGGGGCGGTCATCATGATCCTCATCACCTGGGTCATCGTCCTCTTCTTTTTCGTCCTTCTCGCCGTGCTCGTGGTGCGCGATCGCACCATCGTCATCCGCGAGCTCGCCGGCGAGGTGGGCGGTCTGATCCACCCGCGCGAGCTGGCCTTGGTGAGCACCTACGTCACCATCGGCTGGCAAAATTGGGTCACCCTCATGTCCCGGGGGTGGTCGGCCTTCCGCCAGCGGCGCAACAAGCAATTGGCCCTGGTGGAGCTGGCCTTCATCAAGAACCGCCGGCGCCGCGGCGAACGGGGCAAGGGGCTCGACTTGAAGGAGGCCCGCCTGCGCCAGGAGGTGTACATGGCCAACCAACGCGGCGTCTGGATTGGCAACTAA
- a CDS encoding FAD-dependent monooxygenase, translating into MGFPCARREPYHHAIVVGGSLSGMLAARVLSEHFAEVTVIERDALHDGPEPRKAVPHGRHAHGLLSRGWQVFASLFPGLEEELREAGATWMDMGAEFRQYHLGRFKTPFPSGVCAPFMSRPLLEWRVARRTMALPNVKVLAPCEVAELVATGDGGAIAGVKVRRDGAGDELLHAELVVDASGRGSRLPRWLKSLGYPAPEQCEVRMHVGYATRVYSRMGERGKRAPEWKGLFVLPRCPAKRGGMVIPIEGDRWMVTLIGWLYDHPAGDEKGFLDFARSLPVPDLFRTIESLAPLGDIAQYKVPSNQRRHYERLAHFPEGLAVMGDAICSLNPIYGQGITISALHALVLDACLEKQRRGGCLRGFSHALRDEMAKIVDIAWQGATREDMRYPEVEGTRPADMDFMHAYMDRVHATAIRDPDVARRILQVVHMLEPPSTLLSPDILTRVVAAEPR; encoded by the coding sequence GTGGGTTTTCCCTGCGCGCGCCGCGAACCGTACCATCACGCGATCGTCGTAGGGGGGAGTCTGTCGGGCATGCTGGCGGCGCGTGTGCTTTCGGAGCACTTCGCCGAGGTCACCGTGATCGAGCGCGACGCGCTCCACGACGGGCCCGAGCCGCGCAAGGCGGTCCCGCACGGTCGGCACGCGCATGGGCTGCTGAGCCGTGGCTGGCAGGTCTTCGCAAGCCTTTTTCCTGGTTTGGAAGAGGAGCTGCGCGAGGCCGGCGCCACGTGGATGGATATGGGGGCGGAGTTTCGCCAGTACCATTTGGGGCGATTCAAAACACCGTTCCCGAGTGGCGTTTGCGCACCGTTCATGAGCCGGCCTTTGCTCGAGTGGCGCGTTGCCCGAAGGACGATGGCGCTCCCCAATGTAAAGGTGCTCGCCCCGTGCGAGGTCGCGGAGTTGGTGGCCACCGGAGACGGTGGCGCGATCGCCGGCGTGAAGGTGCGCCGCGATGGGGCAGGGGATGAGCTTTTGCATGCGGAGCTCGTCGTCGATGCGAGCGGTCGTGGTTCGCGCCTGCCGCGCTGGCTGAAATCGCTTGGCTACCCCGCACCCGAACAATGCGAGGTGCGCATGCACGTGGGCTACGCCACCCGCGTCTATTCGAGAATGGGGGAGCGCGGAAAGCGCGCCCCGGAGTGGAAAGGCTTGTTCGTGCTACCGCGCTGTCCGGCCAAACGCGGCGGCATGGTGATTCCCATCGAGGGCGATCGATGGATGGTTACGCTCATCGGTTGGCTTTACGACCATCCCGCGGGCGACGAGAAAGGTTTTCTCGACTTCGCACGAAGCCTGCCGGTTCCCGACCTATTCCGCACCATCGAATCGCTGGCACCCCTCGGCGATATTGCACAATACAAGGTTCCCTCGAACCAGCGCCGCCATTACGAACGACTCGCGCACTTCCCCGAAGGGCTTGCGGTGATGGGCGATGCCATTTGCAGCCTCAATCCGATTTACGGCCAGGGCATCACGATAAGTGCGCTGCACGCCCTCGTTCTCGACGCCTGCCTGGAAAAGCAACGACGCGGCGGCTGCCTGCGCGGTTTCTCCCACGCTTTGCGCGACGAGATGGCCAAAATCGTGGACATCGCCTGGCAAGGCGCCACGCGCGAAGACATGCGCTACCCCGAGGTGGAGGGCACCCGCCCCGCCGACATGGACTTCATGCACGCGTACATGGACCGCGTCCACGCCACCGCCATCCGCGATCCCGACGTCGCCCGCCGCATCCTCCAAGTCGTCCACATGCTCGAGCCCCCCTCGACCTTGCTCTCCCCGGACATCCTGACGCGAGTCGTGGCCGCCGAACCTCGCTAG
- a CDS encoding GxxExxY protein: MNRQDAKNAKQPRNEPNGEVDVLCHRVIGAALEVHRLLGPGFLESVYEEALCIELSLGGVPFARQVPVGVAYKGRTVGEARLDLLVGECLIVELKAAEAIAPIHVAQVISYLKATRLAVGLLISFNVPVLRRGIKRVIHTP, encoded by the coding sequence ATGAACCGCCAAGACGCCAAGAACGCCAAGCAGCCGAGAAATGAACCTAACGGGGAAGTCGATGTGCTCTGCCATCGCGTGATTGGAGCGGCCCTAGAAGTGCATCGCCTGCTCGGCCCAGGCTTTCTCGAATCGGTGTACGAGGAGGCGCTTTGCATAGAGTTGTCGCTCGGCGGTGTGCCCTTCGCGCGGCAGGTGCCAGTTGGAGTTGCCTACAAGGGAAGAACCGTTGGAGAAGCACGCCTCGACCTGCTCGTGGGGGAGTGTCTTATCGTCGAGCTCAAAGCCGCGGAAGCCATTGCGCCCATTCACGTCGCCCAGGTGATTTCCTACTTGAAGGCGACCCGGCTTGCGGTCGGTCTCCTGATCTCGTTCAACGTGCCAGTGCTTCGACGTGGCATCAAGCGCGTGATTCACACCCCATAA
- a CDS encoding acyl-CoA dehydrogenase family protein, which yields MIDFELSEEQRALIDTARRFARERIIPIVPECDREARFPRHIFEEAWKIGLVNPTLPSEYGGQGLSDVDSSFITEELAYACTGIQTSMTANTLGLTPIRLGGTEEQKKKYLGWLSSEPVFCSYATTEPAAGSDVAGIQTRAVKDSGGGYVLNGTKCWITNASLASFYTIFATENPELRHKGIGAFIVHRDAVGLKVGKHEDKMGQRASDTCQVMLDDVHVPASQVLAPPGKGFKLAMETFNQTRPDIGAIAVGLMRRCLDESVAYAKERKTFGVPIGQHQLVQAMIAEMAIRIEATSLLVRKAAWNLDKGIRNPIVSSYAKAFGADAAMQSALDAVQIFGGNGYVKEYPVEKLMRDAKVLQIYEGTSQIQRIIIARHALGTG from the coding sequence ATGATTGATTTCGAGTTGAGCGAGGAGCAGCGAGCACTTATCGATACGGCGCGTCGCTTTGCACGCGAACGGATCATTCCCATCGTGCCCGAATGCGATCGCGAGGCCCGCTTCCCGCGTCATATCTTCGAAGAAGCCTGGAAAATCGGCCTCGTTAACCCGACGCTGCCAAGCGAGTACGGAGGGCAAGGACTCTCCGATGTGGACTCCTCCTTCATCACCGAGGAACTCGCCTACGCGTGCACGGGAATTCAAACCAGCATGACGGCGAATACCTTGGGGCTAACCCCAATTCGCCTGGGCGGTACCGAGGAGCAGAAGAAGAAGTACCTCGGCTGGCTCTCGTCGGAGCCTGTTTTCTGCAGCTATGCGACGACGGAGCCCGCCGCAGGAAGCGATGTGGCAGGCATTCAGACGCGCGCCGTCAAAGACTCGGGCGGCGGCTATGTTCTCAATGGGACCAAGTGTTGGATTACCAACGCGTCGCTCGCCAGCTTTTATACGATTTTCGCAACGGAGAATCCCGAGTTGCGCCACAAGGGGATTGGCGCCTTCATCGTCCACCGCGATGCCGTCGGGCTCAAAGTTGGCAAACACGAGGACAAAATGGGACAGCGCGCCAGCGACACCTGCCAGGTGATGCTGGACGACGTGCACGTTCCCGCGTCCCAGGTTTTGGCGCCGCCCGGCAAGGGTTTCAAGCTGGCCATGGAGACCTTCAACCAGACGCGCCCCGACATTGGCGCCATTGCCGTGGGGCTCATGCGCCGCTGCCTCGACGAGAGCGTGGCCTATGCGAAAGAGCGAAAAACCTTCGGTGTGCCAATTGGCCAACACCAATTGGTCCAAGCGATGATTGCCGAAATGGCGATTCGCATCGAGGCCACGAGTTTGCTCGTGCGCAAAGCGGCGTGGAACCTCGACAAGGGTATTCGCAATCCGATCGTGTCGAGTTATGCGAAGGCATTTGGAGCCGACGCAGCGATGCAAAGTGCGCTCGATGCGGTGCAGATCTTCGGCGGAAATGGTTACGTGAAGGAGTACCCCGTCGAGAAATTAATGCGCGACGCAAAGGTGCTTCAAATTTACGAGGGCACGAGCCAAATCCAGCGAATCATCATCGCCCGTCACGCACTTGGCACCGGGTGA
- a CDS encoding CcmD family protein, whose amino-acid sequence MTAQTSGANPQESATPGTQFQAVDGGAETRSGSTLMVEAYVVLWVILMGWILLLWRKQAALNARIDELDRVLDKAAAKQGTKS is encoded by the coding sequence ATGACCGCGCAAACATCCGGGGCAAATCCCCAAGAATCCGCAACCCCCGGCACCCAGTTCCAGGCCGTCGACGGCGGGGCCGAAACCCGCAGCGGCTCCACCCTCATGGTGGAGGCTTACGTCGTCCTCTGGGTCATCCTCATGGGATGGATTCTCTTGTTGTGGCGCAAACAGGCTGCGCTCAACGCCCGCATCGACGAGCTGGACCGCGTGCTCGACAAGGCCGCGGCCAAACAGGGAACGAAATCCTAA
- a CDS encoding cytochrome c biogenesis protein, whose product MKKSAREKEVTANIVFMALLGTATLLFIGSIHAVFMFAPVEKTMGIVQKIFYFHVPSAYSMYIGAAACFFGSAAYLIRPTDGRDALARAGAEMAVVFGAIVLTTGPLWAAKAWGYYWTWDPRLTTSLLSVLIYVAYLVLRAFTGDGEGERRFAAALGILGAANLPIIHFSVQKWSGQHPAVITGKGGGLDPDMRTTLLLAFLAFTVFAIALLWARVRLEVAKSRLARAEEDAIDLGLDDRHDSDSEEVPPRHARTDA is encoded by the coding sequence ATGAAGAAATCCGCGCGTGAAAAAGAGGTGACGGCGAACATCGTCTTCATGGCCCTCTTGGGGACGGCGACGCTGCTCTTCATCGGATCCATCCACGCCGTCTTCATGTTTGCCCCCGTCGAGAAGACGATGGGCATCGTCCAGAAGATCTTCTACTTCCACGTCCCCAGCGCGTACTCGATGTACATCGGCGCCGCGGCGTGTTTCTTCGGATCGGCGGCGTACCTGATCCGCCCGACCGACGGGCGCGATGCACTGGCCCGCGCAGGCGCCGAAATGGCCGTGGTGTTCGGGGCCATCGTCCTCACCACCGGCCCGCTCTGGGCGGCCAAGGCGTGGGGCTATTACTGGACGTGGGACCCTCGGTTGACGACGTCCCTGCTCTCCGTCCTTATTTACGTGGCGTATTTGGTCCTTCGCGCCTTCACCGGTGATGGCGAAGGCGAGCGCCGGTTCGCCGCCGCACTCGGCATCTTGGGCGCCGCCAATCTGCCCATCATTCATTTCAGCGTTCAGAAATGGAGCGGGCAGCACCCCGCCGTCATCACCGGCAAGGGCGGCGGGTTGGATCCCGACATGCGCACCACCTTGTTGCTCGCCTTTCTCGCCTTTACCGTTTTTGCGATTGCCCTGCTCTGGGCGCGCGTTCGTCTCGAGGTGGCCAAAAGCCGTCTTGCCCGCGCCGAGGAAGACGCCATCGACCTCGGCCTCGACGACCGTCACGATTCCGACTCCGAAGAAGTGCCTCCCCGACACGCCAGGACCGACGCATGA